AAACAATGAAATGGTTAATCGATATCGTTCAGGATGCAACTGATGTTCCAATCGCAGTGGACAGTCCTAATGTTTATACGTGCATTGAATCAATGAAATATTGCAACAAACCAGGATTATTTAATTCCGTATCATTGGAAGGCGACAAAGTTGACGTAGCTTTTAAAGTAATCGCGGATACAAAATGGGAATGTGTAGCATTACTTAACAGCGACAAGGGGATTCCTAAAACAGCTAAGGATCGTCTGGATGTTTTCACTGATTTGATGGCAAAATGTAAAGAATATAACATTGATCCATCCCGTATGCATATCGATCCATTGATTGAAATGCTTTGTACATCGGAAGATGGAATCGCAATGGTCACCGAAGTAATTCGAGAAATTAAAAAACAATATCCATCTATTCATGTTACTGGCGCAGTTAGCAACATTTCATTTAACCTGCCAGCCCGACGAATTGCCAATCAGGCGTTTGCTGTTTTAGCGATGAGTGCCGGAATGGATAGTTTCATTCTTGATCCGCTAAATAAAGACATGATGGGGATGCTTTTTGCCACCGAAGCCATGATGGGTGAAGATGAATATTGTATGGAATACATTGGTGCATTCCGAGAAGGCGTTTTCGTTAAATAATTTAAAAAGTTCAGAAATATTAAATACTAACTGATTTTAATGCGTTCTGACTCATCACACAGAGAAAGAATTAAACAATTAAAATAATTAATAGCAAAAATAAGGAGATAAAAATGTCTAAAATTGAAGATGTAAAAGTATTGGTCGAAACTGGTAAATCAAAAAAAGTTGCAGCAGCTGTTCAGGAAGCTCTGGATGCTGGCGATAAAGCACAGGATATTCTGGATGCGATGATCGCTTCCATGGGTGTTGTTGGTGATAAGTTCTCGACTGGTGAAATTTTTGTTCCAGAAATGTTAATTGCTGCAAAAGCAATGTCAAAAGGGGTAGACGTGTTAAAACCAATTATGGCTGGCGACACATCAAACTCATTAGGAACCTGTATCATGGGTACAGTAGCTGGAGATTTACATGATATTGGTAAAAATCTGGTTATTATGATGCTTGAAAGCTCAGGATTTGATATGGTTGATTTAGGCGTTGACGTTCCTGCTGAAAAATTTGTTGAAGCAGTTAAAGAAAATGACAATGTTGTATTGGTTGCTTGTTCAGGCTTGTTAACTACAACGATGCCAGCATTAAAAGAAGCTGTACAAACAATCAAAGCTGCTTGTCCAGAAATGAAAGTAATTGTTGGTGGAGCACCTGTTACGCAAGAATATGCTGATGAAATCGGTGCTGATGGTTATGCACCAGATGCCGGAAGTTCAGCAGCAAAAGCCAAAGAACTTATTGGCGCTTAATTTCGAAACGGTTTTTAAAATAAACTAATAAAATTTTAAAATAACCATAAAGTAATCATTGTTTGTAGATTTTAAATTTCGCAATTACCAAACCTATAATAGGTAATTGCGAAAGTGCTGTGAGCTTTGAGCCCAGTTTCGCACGAAACAATTTCTACACTGAAAGGCGGACAGTTCGATAAACTGTTCGCTCCTCCACATTATGAAATCGTTTGCAGAAGTGACATACAAAGCAACCGTGTTTCGATGCTCTTTAATTTCGCAATTACCTAAACATATAAACTTAAAAGGAGTGAACATGCTAACAATAAAACAAAATTTATTAGAAACTATTAATGGTGGTAATCCTGATCGTTTTGTAAAACAATATGAGTTTATGGACTTAATCATGGAAGTGCCATTGGGTGTGGAATTCAATTATGGCCAGACCTGGAAAGATCATTGGGGAATTACCTGGCAATGGCCAGAAGGACAACTGGGGATGTTTCCAGTACATCATGATGGCTTGGCAGTTATTAAAGATATTACTAAGTGGAAAGACGTCGTTAAGAAGCCATTAATTGAAACTTCAGATGAAATGTGGGCACCCGCGATTGCGCATGCCAATGCAATAGATCGCAACGAAAAATTTGTTAGTGCATTTTATGCTCCGGGTATTTTTGAAATGACGCATCATCTGATGGGGATGGAAAATGCCCTAATGGCTTTATATGAAGAACCAGAAGCAATGCAGGAATTGATTGACTACTTAACAGAATATGAGCTGGATTTTGCGGCAGTGCTTATTGATAAACTTCACCCCGAAGCATTACTCCATCATGATGACTGGGGTAGTCAAATTTCTTCTTTTGTATCACCAGACATGTTTGAAGAATTCTTCCTGCCAGCTTACAAAAAAATCTATCAATTCTATAAAGACAATGGCGTGCAACTGATTGTACATCATAGTGACTCTTACGCTGCCAATTTAGTACCATTTATGATTGAAATGGGGATCGACATCTGGCAGGGCGTTATGAATACCAATGATATTCCGGAATTACTTAAAGAGTATGGCGGAAAAATTTCCTTCATGGGCGGTCTTCATAGTGGCTTGGTTGACTATCCTGGTTGGACTAAAGAAGTGGTTAAAAAACAAGTTGAAGAAACTTGCCGCGCTAATGGTTATAAATACTTTATTCCATGCCAGACATCAGGTTTACCGATTGAGAATTTTGAAGGCTGTAATGCTTATATCGATGAATGTATCGATGAAATGAGCAAAGAAGTATTTAAATAATAGCGGTCTTTGTAGTAACTAAAATTTATTAAAATAAATAGCCGCTTTAAATAGTCAATCGTAGAGAGATCTTGGATTGGCTATTTTTGTGCACTCGGCATGGGCGTAATCTAACGGGTGAAAATATCGAGTATCGGCCGGGAATCAAGCTGATATTAGTGTTCTGCCCCTGGTTTTGACAAAGCGTTGATTAATTTCATGTTATGATAGGTATCCGTTAGGTAAAGCGGTTAAATTGATAATTATGAGTTAAGAGCATCCCAGGGCGAGGTGGTACTGGTTCAAGATCTTGGTCATGAAATTACCTAGTTAACAATTGATGTAGGAATAGTGGGATTTCACAGCTTGACAAAATTGGAAAACTTGAATACAATATATGTTAGGATGCGAACAATAATTGAAAAAGGAGGGAGTATGGAACATGATAAAAGGGTCGGGCTTGCGGTCCGGATTTTTTCAAATCATATTGGCCGCGAAATCGAGCATCAAATAACGAACAATCTTCCGAATGGCATTACCGGGTTGCAGGGGCGCGTCATTTGTTTTATAAAGAGCAGAGCGGATGATGTTTTTCAAAAAGATATTGAAGAGGAATACGACATCAGACGTTCCACGGCGACAGGTATGTTGCAGCTGATGGAAAAAAACGGTCTTCTTATCCGGGAAGCTGTTTCCTACGATGCCAGACTGAAAAAGATTGTTTTAACTGATAAAGCCCTGAAAATTCATGATCAGATTATCGAAGAAATAGACCGGATTGAAAATCAGCTGATCAACGATTTGACAGAAGATGAAATAAATACATTTTTTTCGATCATCAAAAAAATTACCAATAATATTAAATAGTCAATCGGAGATACAAAGATAACGAGCGACTATTAATTTTACAGATATTGTTAGGTTACGAACAATATCTGTAAAATTAAATTTGATTGTTGTGAGGTCCAGATTTTGTTTTGAAATGATTAAACGTATTGAGGTGTCGTAAAATTGTTGTTTGACGTGTAAAGTATGATTTAAAGGCGTTCGCCATCAGGCGATGGAAGAAGTACAGCAGTGATCCAGTGCTAATTATTTTATAATGATAGTTAGCTTTATGGATAACGTAATAAAAAATAAATATGTTCAGACCGATAAATTAGTGGTTTTAGACATATTATACAAGGAGTAGAATGATGAACGATTTTGTTATTGCAATTGCCAGAGAATTTGGCTCGGGTGGAAGGATTGTTGGAGAGTTGCTGGCGCAGGAACTCAAGGTCCCTTTTTATGATAAGGAGCTTGTCTCACTGGCGGCTAAAGAAAGTGGCTTTGCGGAGGAATTTATTCAAGAAATGGAGCAAAAAAGAAGAATCGATTTTTTAAACAACATGTATATGACCAGTCAAGAATTACCGCTTTCAGAACAGGTTTTTTTAGCTCAATCCAAAGCAATTCAAGAAATAGCTAAAAATCAGTCTTGTGTGATTGTAGGCAGATGTGCCGATTATGTGTTGCGAGATAAGAAAAATTGTATCCGCGTCTTTATCCATGCCCCTTTAGAGCTAAGGATAAAACGTGTAAAAGAAGAATACCACATAAATAAACTCAATTTACATGAGTATGTGAAAAAAGAAGATAAAAATCGGGGCACTTACTACAATTATTTTACGCAAGAGAAATGGGGAGATGTACAAAATTATCATCTTACCATCGA
This is a stretch of genomic DNA from Acetobacterium woodii DSM 1030. It encodes these proteins:
- a CDS encoding methyltetrahydrofolate cobalamin methyltransferase, with amino-acid sequence MIIIGEKINGAIPSTAKAIAAKDSEFIKNLAIKQAEAGADYIDVCASVDDDIELETMKWLIDIVQDATDVPIAVDSPNVYTCIESMKYCNKPGLFNSVSLEGDKVDVAFKVIADTKWECVALLNSDKGIPKTAKDRLDVFTDLMAKCKEYNIDPSRMHIDPLIEMLCTSEDGIAMVTEVIREIKKQYPSIHVTGAVSNISFNLPARRIANQAFAVLAMSAGMDSFILDPLNKDMMGMLFATEAMMGEDEYCMEYIGAFREGVFVK
- a CDS encoding corrinoid protein, producing the protein MSKIEDVKVLVETGKSKKVAAAVQEALDAGDKAQDILDAMIASMGVVGDKFSTGEIFVPEMLIAAKAMSKGVDVLKPIMAGDTSNSLGTCIMGTVAGDLHDIGKNLVIMMLESSGFDMVDLGVDVPAEKFVEAVKENDNVVLVACSGLLTTTMPALKEAVQTIKAACPEMKVIVGGAPVTQEYADEIGADGYAPDAGSSAAKAKELIGA
- a CDS encoding MarR family winged helix-turn-helix transcriptional regulator, with product MEHDKRVGLAVRIFSNHIGREIEHQITNNLPNGITGLQGRVICFIKSRADDVFQKDIEEEYDIRRSTATGMLQLMEKNGLLIREAVSYDARLKKIVLTDKALKIHDQIIEEIDRIENQLINDLTEDEINTFFSIIKKITNNIK
- a CDS encoding uroporphyrinogen decarboxylase family protein; its protein translation is MLTIKQNLLETINGGNPDRFVKQYEFMDLIMEVPLGVEFNYGQTWKDHWGITWQWPEGQLGMFPVHHDGLAVIKDITKWKDVVKKPLIETSDEMWAPAIAHANAIDRNEKFVSAFYAPGIFEMTHHLMGMENALMALYEEPEAMQELIDYLTEYELDFAAVLIDKLHPEALLHHDDWGSQISSFVSPDMFEEFFLPAYKKIYQFYKDNGVQLIVHHSDSYAANLVPFMIEMGIDIWQGVMNTNDIPELLKEYGGKISFMGGLHSGLVDYPGWTKEVVKKQVEETCRANGYKYFIPCQTSGLPIENFEGCNAYIDECIDEMSKEVFK
- a CDS encoding cytidylate kinase-like family protein, whose product is MNDFVIAIAREFGSGGRIVGELLAQELKVPFYDKELVSLAAKESGFAEEFIQEMEQKRRIDFLNNMYMTSQELPLSEQVFLAQSKAIQEIAKNQSCVIVGRCADYVLRDKKNCIRVFIHAPLELRIKRVKEEYHINKLNLHEYVKKEDKNRGTYYNYFTQEKWGDVQNYHLTIDSSVGIPIVVDVIKTLLTALPGGVVK